The Bradysia coprophila strain Holo2 chromosome X unlocalized genomic scaffold, BU_Bcop_v1 contig_12, whole genome shotgun sequence genome window below encodes:
- the LOC119067269 gene encoding LOW QUALITY PROTEIN: myophilin-like (The sequence of the model RefSeq protein was modified relative to this genomic sequence to represent the inferred CDS: inserted 2 bases in 2 codons) → MEEGPRNKEQEAEVLKWVFDVIGEKVPSGQYEDILRDGTVLCXLANKLTPXSVKKIQERGTNFQLMENVQRFQAAIKKYGVPEEEIFQTADLFERRNIPQVTLCLYSLGRIVQKHPEFTGPALGPKMADKNERTFTEEQLRAHEGELNLQMGYNKGASQSGHGGMGNTRHM, encoded by the exons ATGGAAGAGGGG ccACGCAACAAGGAACAAGAAGCCGAAGTTTTGAAATGGGTTTTCGATGTCATTGGTGAAAAGGTACCATCTGGTCAATATGAAGACATTTTACGCGACGGTACCGTATTGT GATTGGCCAATAAGCTTACAC GCAGTGTAAAGAAAATCCAAGAACGTGGTACCAATTTCCAATTGATGGAGAATGTTCAAAG ATTCCAAGCCGCCATCAAGAAGTACGGCGTTCCGGAAGAAGAAATTTTCCAAACGGCCGATCTGTTTGAGCGAAGAAATATTCCACAAGTCACTCTGTGCTTGTACTCCTTAGGAAGAATTG TCCAAAAACATCCAGAATTCACCGGACCAGCATTAGGACCAAAGATGGCCGACAAGAATGAACGTACCTTCACCGAAGAGCAATTGCGAGCTCATGAAGGAGAATTGAATTTACAAATGGGTTACAACAAAGGTGCCTCGCAATCAGGACATGGTGGAATGGGAAACACACGTCACATGTAA
- the LOC119067504 gene encoding uncharacterized protein LOC119067504: MEELKVHSSRREHHRNSSKLRTNERNDSLVSEIVEIRAKDGNGVGVNVNQQSENASNENRLLRNVDANVGNSVVPDVSNEPNTLADSTSVEKIHSGIIGYVDRDMQRGHRKPMSDPTASPAQRSTRSRSSVEKSPRSKRSKSESRRRRERKMIAAGELEVRQANETLMRYLRQCNDASLSGEMEIDKNIEDRRVHRKTRSQRERRNIQVGKLNGSRERMSANGLTSILSDLVDDIIPGNGEIYNPFTPVISPTEGPPARIEKMFVQTSRNSYRSVDHDLYMKHSGHDIEGNVPSNFSNSGIYMSCTIQRIWILLTNICHGLLGGLALSHIIFISSTKPNDWIQGSTKHYSTFAEMYANTFYCLAIVCMVSIFDRMDLCRMSLSNAAESISFKWIIIVMIYLATIILSLSAESLDERLYVTSMNVTVWEDEIENNRVLNIWNSMSIARSMGAISGWILIGLSSENDLLFDHLVEMHQYQLNNN; encoded by the exons ATGGAGGAATTAAAGGTGCATAGTTCACGACGTGAACATCATCGCAACTCATCAAAATTACGTACAAATGAACGGAACGATTCATTAGTATCCGAAATAGTGGAAATCCGGGCAAAAGACGGTAATGGTGTTGGCGTTAATGTCAATCAACAAAGTGAAAATGCTTCGAATGAAAATCGACTCCTACGCAATGTGGATGCGAATGTGGGCAATAGTGTTGTCCCAGACGTGTCAAACGAGCCCAACACATTGGCGGACAGTACCAGTGTCGAAAAAATTCACAGTGGAATTATTGGATATGTCGATCGGGATATGCAACGAGGACATCGAAAACCCATGTCTGATCCTACGGCGAGTCCAGCGCAACGATCCACACGTAGTAGGAGTAGTGTAGAAAAGAGTCCACGCAGCAAACGTAGCAAATCGGAGTCGAGACGTCGAAGGGAACGGAAAATGATAGCTGCTGGTGAACTTGAAGTGCGACAAGCCAACGAGACCTTGATGCGATATTTGCGGCAATGTAATGATGCATCGTTGTCGGGTGAAATGGAGATCGATAAGAATATCGAGGATCGACGGGTTCATCGGAAAACACGATCGCAACGGGAACGGCGCAACATTCAAGTGGGAAAGTTGAATGGAAGCAGGGAACGAATGTCGGCTAATGGATTAACGAGCATCTTAAGCGATTTAGTCGACGATATAATACCTGGTAATGGAGAAATCTATAATCCATTTACGCCAGTCATATCACCAACGGAAGGTCCACCCgcaagaattgaaaaaatgtttgtacaGACGTCTAGGAATAGTTACAGATCGGTGGATCATGACTTGTATATGAAGCATTCGGGACACGATATCGAAGGCAATGT aCCATCCAATTTTAGTAATAGTGGCATTTACATGTCCTGCACCATACAGCGAATTTGGATATTGCTGACAAATATTTGTCACGGTCTGCTCGGCGGCCTCGCTTTATctcatataattttcataTCGTCAACGAAACCAAATGATTGGATTCAGGGATCTACCAAACATTATTCTACATTTGCTGAAATGTATGCGAATACATTTTACTGCTTAGCCATCGTTTGCATGGTATCGATATTCGATAG AATGGACCTGTGTCGAATGAGCCTATCCAATGCCGCTGAATCAATATCCTTCAAGTGGATTATCATTGTAATGATTTATTTAGCGACAATAATACTTAGTCTCTCAGCCGAATCGCTGGACGAACGGCTGTATGTGACTAGCATGAATGTTACCGTATGGGAAGACGAAATA GAGAACAATCGAGTGTTAAATATCTGGAATTCGATGTCCATAGCACGTAGTATGGGTGCAATATCCGGGTGGATTCTAATCGGATTGTCATCCGAAAATGATTTACTATTCGATCATCTGGTGGAGATGCATCAATATCAACTaaacaataattaa